From a single Endozoicomonas euniceicola genomic region:
- a CDS encoding DUF4124 domain-containing protein has protein sequence MNGPIKTFLLLLPLALSGTVNIEAIHAEKVFIWKDEKGVTHYSDRPGPDGMETEFVISSDSSDSAQESLPDDSSGDSLSEPPNESATEVSEDTSVPGPSAPETIAFCNKLKDNLNALKTKGRIRLSHEDGREEILDDAGKEQEKQRLMGMMKQYCE, from the coding sequence ATGAATGGACCGATAAAAACCTTTTTGCTCCTGCTACCTCTGGCTCTATCCGGTACTGTCAATATTGAAGCCATTCACGCTGAAAAAGTGTTTATCTGGAAAGACGAGAAAGGCGTGACACATTACTCTGACCGACCGGGCCCGGACGGGATGGAAACTGAGTTTGTTATTTCTTCTGATAGTTCTGACAGCGCACAAGAGAGTTTGCCAGACGATTCATCAGGCGATTCTTTAAGCGAGCCACCCAATGAGTCAGCCACTGAGGTTTCCGAAGACACTTCCGTTCCAGGCCCTTCGGCCCCTGAGACCATCGCATTCTGTAACAAGCTTAAGGACAACCTTAACGCTCTGAAGACAAAAGGACGGATTCGCCTTTCCCATGAAGATGGGCGGGAAGAAATTCTCGACGATGCCGGGAAGGAGCAGGAAAAACAACGACTGATGGGAATGATGAAGCAATACTGCGAATAG
- a CDS encoding YqcC family protein — protein MSVQIIRLLENMEAELKVLGCWQAMPPTPEAMSSEVPFCMDTMAFSQWLQWLFIPRVRAIVDQGGALPKGANIKPYAEEALMVEKVSSEKLLNLVEQFDLLMK, from the coding sequence ATGAGTGTACAAATCATCCGGTTACTGGAAAACATGGAAGCAGAACTGAAAGTTCTGGGATGCTGGCAGGCTATGCCACCGACGCCGGAAGCCATGTCCAGTGAAGTTCCTTTTTGCATGGACACCATGGCATTCAGCCAATGGTTGCAATGGCTGTTTATTCCAAGGGTAAGAGCTATCGTTGATCAGGGTGGGGCTTTGCCAAAAGGTGCCAATATCAAACCTTATGCAGAAGAAGCATTGATGGTTGAAAAAGTGTCTTCAGAAAAGCTGTTAAACCTGGTTGAGCAGTTTGATTTGCTGATGAAGTAA
- a CDS encoding tetratricopeptide repeat protein: MRDRCNKGLLQSLTRPIILFLFAAILSGCGGRVYYAPSEPVLVGSPYADREDAVGVLLNNAYQAIEAGLLEDASGWLSRAMRINPVEPAIYYHMAEIRIEQGDPDQARQLLGRALSLGPDQQMTHKLEVLLSSLES, encoded by the coding sequence ATGCGTGATCGTTGTAATAAAGGTTTGCTTCAGTCGTTGACCAGACCCATCATCTTGTTTCTGTTTGCTGCGATTTTGTCTGGCTGTGGAGGCCGGGTTTATTACGCACCATCAGAACCTGTTTTGGTGGGCTCCCCTTACGCTGACCGGGAAGATGCCGTGGGTGTTTTGCTGAATAATGCTTATCAGGCGATTGAGGCCGGTCTTCTGGAAGATGCGTCCGGTTGGTTGTCGCGGGCTATGCGCATCAATCCGGTGGAACCCGCCATCTACTATCACATGGCCGAAATTCGTATAGAGCAGGGCGATCCTGACCAGGCACGGCAGCTGCTTGGCAGAGCCTTGAGCCTTGGGCCGGATCAGCAAATGACCCATAAGCTGGAAGTCCTGCTAAGTTCCCTTGAGAGTTGA
- the mrcB gene encoding penicillin-binding protein 1B — MVASNKDTPQKKTKRSGPKKNRSTSQRKPSDRFRRLGLLLLKLGICGFFIFMAFVVYLDAAVIPKFEGKKWAIPAKVYARPVELYEGRLLKPDELQAQLRRQGYQPVTTVRRPGTFARTGNEFIIYSRGFHFPDGTESSRYAHVRFNVNQVVSLTNRHRQPLPLLRLDPQPVGGIYPASYEDRLLIRLEQAPKHLVPALMAIEDRDFYEHWGISLSSIARALLVNVRAGGVVQGGSTLTQQLVKNFYLSNERTLIRKVQEAIMSVLLELHYSKDEILETYLNEVYLGQQGRRAIHGFGLASQFYFAQPIQELSLARTALLVGIVKGPSYYNPRRFPERAMQRRNLVLDVMANEGLVSKAEAERSKQLPLGIVSREQMRTNAFPAYLDVVKNQLRQDYAERDLTSEGLRIFTNMDPIIQRHAQSSLTRTVNAINKDKLQGAMIVTSAQTGDLLAVVGDKHPGYVGFNRAVDARRPVGSLLKPAIYLTALEQPERYTLTTPVKDLPIKVEDGRGGFWEPGNYDGKSRGDVPLYEALARSFNQATTRTGMEVGVPNVLNTIRRLGVERSLPNYPSVLLGAASLTPMDIAVMYQTFASGGFRMPLRAIDAVVDASGRPLRRYSLSVERVVDPAPMELLRRSMVSVMKEGTGRRAYWSISQDIDLAGKSGTTNDSRDSWFAGFSGNLMAVTWLGNDDNSSTGLTGSSGALKVWTDLMQRTPIRGVQPLASDRLEYVWVQPQSNLRSRQGCEGARLLPYITGSAPSMTDSCSQSVPQDGAGFFDTIKSWFN; from the coding sequence ATGGTAGCAAGTAACAAAGATACGCCACAGAAGAAAACCAAACGCTCTGGGCCTAAGAAAAACCGTTCAACCAGTCAGCGTAAACCGTCTGATCGTTTTCGACGATTAGGGCTGTTGCTTCTCAAACTGGGTATTTGCGGCTTTTTTATATTCATGGCATTTGTCGTTTATCTGGATGCGGCGGTTATACCAAAGTTTGAAGGCAAAAAGTGGGCAATTCCGGCCAAGGTCTATGCACGTCCGGTTGAATTGTACGAAGGCCGTCTTCTAAAACCCGACGAATTGCAGGCACAGTTACGACGTCAGGGCTACCAGCCAGTCACCACGGTTCGTCGTCCGGGAACCTTTGCCCGGACGGGTAATGAGTTCATTATTTACAGTCGGGGATTTCACTTTCCCGACGGCACAGAATCCTCCCGTTATGCCCATGTCCGCTTCAACGTCAATCAGGTTGTCAGCCTGACCAACAGACATCGGCAGCCGCTGCCACTGTTGCGACTTGATCCTCAACCGGTTGGGGGAATTTACCCGGCCAGCTATGAAGACCGTCTGCTTATTCGTCTTGAGCAGGCACCCAAGCATCTTGTACCGGCCCTGATGGCGATTGAAGACAGGGACTTTTATGAACACTGGGGTATATCGTTGTCGTCTATTGCCCGGGCTCTGCTGGTTAATGTTCGGGCAGGCGGTGTCGTCCAGGGTGGCAGTACACTGACGCAACAGCTGGTTAAGAACTTCTATTTGAGTAATGAACGTACCCTGATCCGTAAGGTTCAGGAAGCGATCATGTCTGTGTTGCTGGAACTGCATTACTCAAAAGATGAAATTCTGGAAACGTATCTCAACGAAGTTTATCTGGGTCAGCAGGGGCGACGGGCAATACATGGCTTTGGTCTTGCCAGTCAGTTTTATTTTGCCCAGCCGATTCAGGAGTTGAGCCTTGCCAGAACCGCATTGTTAGTGGGTATCGTCAAGGGACCTTCGTATTACAACCCAAGGCGTTTTCCCGAGCGAGCCATGCAACGTCGTAACCTGGTGCTGGATGTTATGGCAAACGAAGGCCTGGTTTCGAAGGCCGAGGCTGAACGTTCAAAGCAATTGCCGCTGGGCATTGTCAGCCGTGAACAGATGCGTACCAATGCTTTCCCCGCCTATCTTGATGTGGTGAAAAACCAGCTACGGCAGGATTACGCCGAACGGGACCTGACCTCGGAAGGATTGCGAATATTCACCAATATGGACCCAATTATTCAGCGTCATGCTCAAAGCAGCCTGACCCGGACGGTCAATGCCATTAACAAGGACAAGTTACAGGGGGCAATGATCGTCACTTCCGCACAGACCGGAGATTTGCTGGCGGTCGTCGGTGATAAGCATCCCGGCTACGTCGGCTTTAACCGGGCTGTAGACGCACGTCGTCCAGTAGGTTCACTCCTGAAGCCAGCGATTTATCTGACCGCCCTCGAACAACCGGAACGCTACACATTAACGACACCGGTAAAAGACCTTCCGATTAAGGTAGAAGATGGTCGGGGTGGGTTCTGGGAACCGGGCAATTACGATGGCAAATCCCGTGGAGATGTTCCACTCTATGAGGCGCTGGCGAGGTCTTTCAATCAGGCGACCACGCGCACGGGGATGGAGGTAGGCGTGCCGAATGTTTTAAACACCATTCGTCGTCTTGGTGTTGAGCGATCACTGCCCAATTATCCCTCAGTGTTGTTGGGGGCTGCTTCCCTGACCCCCATGGACATTGCGGTGATGTATCAGACCTTTGCCAGTGGTGGTTTCCGGATGCCGTTAAGAGCGATTGATGCCGTGGTGGATGCCAGTGGCAGACCGTTGCGTCGGTACAGTCTCTCGGTTGAGCGGGTGGTCGATCCGGCTCCCATGGAGCTGTTAAGACGCTCCATGGTCAGTGTTATGAAAGAAGGTACAGGTCGCAGAGCTTACTGGAGTATCAGTCAGGATATTGACCTGGCGGGTAAGAGTGGTACAACCAATGATTCCAGAGACAGCTGGTTTGCAGGCTTCTCGGGTAACCTGATGGCTGTGACCTGGCTGGGAAATGATGACAACAGCTCTACCGGACTCACGGGCAGCAGTGGTGCTCTGAAGGTCTGGACTGACCTGATGCAACGAACGCCCATCAGGGGTGTCCAGCCCCTTGCCAGTGACCGGCTGGAATATGTCTGGGTGCAGCCTCAATCAAACCTGCGCAGTCGTCAGGGTTGCGAGGGCGCCAGACTGCTTCCTTATATTACAGGTTCTGCGCCTTCTATGACGGACAGCTGTAGTCAATCAGTCCCGCAGGATGGTGCAGGCTTCTTCGATACCATTAAATCCTGGTTCAATTAA
- a CDS encoding AAA family ATPase, whose translation MTTCLICLQGLSGSGKTTVANFLASTLRIPVFHSDVERKKLFGLSPTADSSLANLDIYTKEATVQTFQKLYELAFKELSVRQSVLLDAAFLKHHERLRMQQLARETGTLFLIVKCQAAQQVMINRIKTRQVLGNDSSEASEDLVHKQKQWEDALTKNELQTCIKVFTEEKNWQETLLRRIYRYIS comes from the coding sequence ATGACTACATGCCTTATCTGCCTTCAGGGTTTGTCGGGTTCAGGAAAAACCACCGTTGCTAACTTTCTGGCCTCAACCCTCAGAATTCCGGTTTTCCACTCTGACGTTGAGCGTAAAAAGTTGTTTGGACTCAGTCCGACAGCAGACAGCTCTCTTGCCAACCTTGATATCTACACAAAGGAAGCAACTGTACAAACATTTCAGAAACTTTATGAACTGGCTTTTAAGGAACTCTCTGTACGACAGTCCGTTCTGTTGGACGCTGCTTTTCTGAAACATCACGAACGGCTGCGGATGCAACAACTGGCCCGTGAAACCGGAACGCTCTTTCTAATCGTCAAATGTCAGGCTGCGCAACAGGTAATGATCAACCGCATAAAAACGCGACAAGTTCTTGGCAACGACTCTTCAGAAGCCAGTGAAGATCTGGTTCATAAACAAAAGCAATGGGAGGATGCTCTCACCAAAAATGAGTTACAAACGTGCATAAAAGTCTTCACGGAAGAAAAAAACTGGCAGGAAACTTTGCTCCGACGCATTTACCGCTATATTTCCTAG
- a CDS encoding TfoX/Sxy family protein — MATDLIELKNLGKTSVQWLNAVGIRTLEQLHETGSVAAYCKVRDRGFKVSKVLLYAMEGALIGKHWNDLDEEYKQRLLKKVDQFPAS, encoded by the coding sequence ATGGCTACCGACCTGATTGAATTAAAAAATTTAGGAAAAACTTCGGTTCAGTGGTTGAATGCTGTGGGCATTCGAACACTTGAACAACTCCATGAAACAGGTTCTGTTGCGGCATACTGTAAGGTCAGGGACAGAGGTTTCAAGGTTTCCAAAGTTCTGCTTTACGCCATGGAAGGGGCCCTGATCGGCAAGCACTGGAATGACCTTGATGAAGAGTACAAACAGCGCCTGCTGAAAAAGGTCGACCAATTTCCCGCCAGTTAA
- a CDS encoding HesA/MoeB/ThiF family protein, with translation MMNDDQLLRYSRQIMLPQVDIEGQEKLLDSHVLIVGMGGLGCPASIYLAAAGVGQLTIVDPDVVDQTNLQRQIAFSTDDVGQFKVHAAAARISAINPGIQVNTVTTKLNEAALTEIMEQADVVLDATDNFDSRFAINRCSVQASVPLVSGAAIRLNGQLAVFDRWQDNAPCYRCLYSEQEAEELTCSESGILGPVVGTIGTLQALEAIKLITGFGESLSGRIMMFDAQAMQWQTLSLETDPECPVCSGGKAG, from the coding sequence ATGATGAATGACGACCAGTTGTTACGTTACAGCCGACAGATTATGCTGCCGCAGGTTGATATTGAAGGGCAGGAAAAGCTGCTGGATTCCCATGTACTGATTGTGGGTATGGGCGGGCTCGGTTGCCCTGCGTCTATTTATCTGGCGGCTGCGGGTGTCGGACAGCTGACCATCGTAGACCCGGACGTTGTCGATCAGACCAACCTGCAACGGCAAATTGCTTTTTCAACGGATGATGTCGGACAGTTCAAAGTTCATGCTGCTGCTGCGAGAATCAGTGCCATTAATCCTGGTATTCAGGTGAATACGGTCACGACAAAGCTGAATGAAGCAGCGTTGACGGAGATAATGGAACAAGCTGATGTTGTACTGGATGCTACCGATAACTTTGACAGTCGTTTTGCTATCAATCGCTGTAGTGTTCAAGCCAGTGTCCCCCTGGTGTCTGGTGCCGCTATTCGCCTGAATGGACAGTTGGCTGTCTTTGACCGCTGGCAGGATAACGCCCCCTGTTATCGTTGCCTTTATTCAGAGCAAGAGGCGGAAGAGCTGACTTGTTCAGAATCCGGTATCCTGGGGCCAGTGGTAGGAACTATTGGCACCCTGCAAGCCCTCGAAGCTATAAAGTTGATTACCGGGTTTGGAGAAAGTCTCAGCGGACGTATAATGATGTTTGACGCTCAAGCCATGCAATGGCAGACCCTGTCTCTGGAAACTGACCCGGAATGCCCGGTGTGTTCTGGAGGAAAGGCGGGTTAA
- the gcvH gene encoding glycine cleavage system protein GcvH produces MSNIPSELRFANSHEWVRLEDDGTATVGISEHAQEALGDVVFVELPEVNSTLAAGDEAGVVESVKAASEIYAPLSGEVIAVNEALEEAPETVNSNPYDEGWFFRIKLSDQGELSELMDAEAYAEFVESEA; encoded by the coding sequence ATGAGTAACATTCCTTCCGAATTGCGCTTTGCTAACTCTCATGAATGGGTTCGGCTTGAAGACGATGGCACCGCGACCGTCGGTATTAGCGAACATGCCCAGGAAGCGCTCGGAGATGTGGTATTTGTGGAGTTACCGGAAGTTAACTCTACTCTGGCCGCTGGTGATGAAGCGGGCGTTGTTGAATCGGTCAAGGCTGCTTCTGAAATTTACGCGCCATTATCCGGTGAGGTCATTGCTGTCAACGAAGCACTCGAAGAAGCTCCGGAAACCGTTAACAGCAACCCTTATGATGAAGGCTGGTTTTTCAGGATCAAACTGTCTGATCAGGGGGAACTGTCCGAACTGATGGATGCTGAAGCTTACGCTGAGTTTGTCGAATCAGAAGCCTGA
- a CDS encoding DinB family protein translates to MTVHRICQLNIEALTELSELLKQIPDEFFTARLSEYCGPVGSQIRHIIEFYKGFLQGLDLGSINYDNRPRNSSLETSCDEALGQIDMICHHLALLDDQYEALDFQACGGADQTISTTSNMHRELLFLHNHTDHHKAIITLLLEPTGFKLPDNFGLALATRVYQQNKALPD, encoded by the coding sequence ATGACTGTTCATCGTATTTGCCAACTCAACATAGAAGCTCTGACCGAGCTATCGGAACTGCTTAAACAAATCCCTGACGAGTTTTTCACGGCCAGACTGTCAGAGTATTGCGGGCCGGTTGGTTCTCAGATCAGGCATATTATTGAGTTTTATAAGGGCTTTCTTCAGGGGCTGGATCTGGGGTCCATCAATTATGACAACCGCCCAAGAAATTCCAGCCTTGAAACATCCTGTGATGAAGCCCTGGGACAGATTGATATGATCTGCCACCATCTGGCCCTGCTGGACGATCAGTATGAAGCTCTGGATTTTCAGGCTTGTGGCGGCGCTGACCAGACGATTTCCACCACCAGCAATATGCACAGAGAGCTGCTGTTCCTTCACAACCATACCGATCATCACAAGGCCATCATCACTCTACTGCTTGAACCGACCGGCTTTAAACTGCCTGACAACTTTGGACTGGCACTGGCAACCAGAGTTTACCAGCAGAACAAAGCCCTGCCGGACTAA
- a CDS encoding lysophospholipid acyltransferase family protein codes for MASKQSPFRLPRKTRSGIPELAAEWLLGLRTLDSLYRKKGINDYDSHRFLKWVLNIFQVQHKVVSGGLERIPAEGSAVVVANHPYGGIEGIALAELLLQRRKDVKVLTNEILRQIPELRELFIGVDVLSKNARQKNTAAVAEAQQWVSDGHLLLMFPSGEVSSFNRHLKQVTDPTWRITAAKIARQARARVIPVFVEGRNGWLFQALGMIHSRLRTVRLVRELINKKGHTIGFRIGKTLEPASYETLDSDSAVTNYLRLHTYAMSTHSSDNHSSGKSRSDKHSPGSMTLKKIEKKKERPVEGIASPVDKTLLQKDIEQLPKDTLLLEKNEMAVFCATKRQLPHILPEIGRLREVTFREVGEGTGLEIDIDRYDDHYRHLFLWNRKQQEVVGAYRIGQVDQILRAQGLHGIYSRSLFRYHADFLHKLGCSLEMGRSFVRPEYQKSLTALMLLWKGIGAYVVANPRYKVLFGPVSISSHYSEISRQLMAGCLSINNSDEALQSLVQPTTPLKSHKGQFWSVDHLQGLNDVDKLSTLVQQIEKDNKGIPVLLKQYLKLSGELAAFNVDPAFNNALDGLIIVDLTRVDNRTLSKYLGTAGAKSFQDFHRPAA; via the coding sequence ATGGCTAGCAAACAATCTCCTTTTCGTCTTCCGCGCAAAACCCGGTCGGGTATTCCGGAATTGGCAGCAGAATGGCTACTGGGTTTAAGAACGCTCGACAGCCTTTACAGGAAAAAGGGTATCAATGACTACGATAGCCACCGTTTCCTGAAATGGGTTCTCAATATTTTTCAGGTTCAGCATAAGGTCGTTTCCGGAGGTCTGGAAAGGATTCCCGCTGAAGGTTCTGCGGTTGTGGTGGCAAATCATCCTTATGGTGGCATTGAAGGCATAGCACTGGCTGAGTTACTGCTACAGAGACGTAAAGATGTGAAGGTGTTGACCAACGAGATTCTCCGGCAGATCCCCGAGCTGAGAGAGTTGTTCATTGGTGTCGATGTTCTCAGCAAAAATGCCCGCCAAAAAAACACGGCAGCGGTTGCTGAAGCTCAGCAATGGGTATCCGATGGACATTTACTGCTTATGTTTCCATCTGGTGAAGTGTCCAGCTTTAACAGGCATCTTAAACAGGTGACTGATCCCACCTGGCGGATAACGGCGGCAAAAATTGCCAGACAAGCCAGGGCCAGAGTGATTCCGGTCTTTGTTGAAGGCCGTAATGGCTGGCTGTTTCAGGCACTGGGTATGATTCATTCCAGACTGAGAACGGTCAGATTGGTACGAGAGCTGATCAACAAAAAAGGCCATACCATCGGTTTTCGGATTGGCAAAACCCTTGAGCCCGCCAGTTATGAAACTCTGGATTCCGACAGCGCTGTAACCAACTATCTGCGGCTGCACACTTATGCCATGTCGACGCATAGCTCTGACAACCATAGTTCGGGTAAAAGTCGTTCGGATAAGCATAGCCCGGGCAGTATGACGTTGAAAAAAATTGAAAAGAAAAAAGAACGACCAGTTGAAGGTATTGCCAGTCCTGTTGATAAAACCCTGTTGCAGAAGGATATTGAGCAACTACCCAAAGACACACTGCTTCTGGAAAAGAACGAAATGGCGGTGTTCTGCGCTACAAAACGTCAATTGCCTCATATTTTGCCCGAGATTGGCAGGCTGCGTGAAGTGACATTCAGGGAAGTGGGAGAAGGGACTGGGCTGGAAATAGATATTGACCGCTATGATGACCATTATCGGCACTTGTTTCTCTGGAACAGAAAGCAACAGGAAGTGGTGGGAGCTTATCGTATCGGGCAGGTGGATCAGATTCTACGGGCGCAGGGGCTGCATGGTATTTACTCCCGTAGCCTGTTTCGCTATCACGCTGACTTTCTTCATAAACTTGGGTGCAGCCTGGAGATGGGGCGCTCTTTTGTCCGGCCTGAATATCAGAAAAGCCTGACAGCATTGATGCTGCTCTGGAAAGGGATTGGTGCTTATGTCGTGGCTAACCCCCGTTACAAGGTGCTGTTTGGCCCAGTGAGTATCAGCAGCCATTACAGTGAAATCTCCCGCCAGCTGATGGCTGGATGTCTGTCGATAAACAACTCTGATGAAGCTTTGCAGTCACTGGTACAGCCAACCACTCCGCTGAAATCACACAAGGGTCAGTTCTGGAGTGTGGATCATCTACAGGGGCTGAATGATGTGGATAAGTTGTCAACACTGGTGCAGCAGATTGAAAAAGACAACAAAGGCATTCCTGTCCTGCTTAAACAATACCTGAAACTGAGCGGTGAACTGGCAGCCTTTAATGTTGACCCTGCCTTTAACAATGCGCTGGATGGCCTGATTATTGTTGACCTGACCAGGGTCGATAACCGAACCCTGAGCAAATACCTGGGGACTGCCGGAGCAAAAAGCTTTCAGGATTTCCATCGTCCTGCTGCTTAG
- a CDS encoding MauE/DoxX family redox-associated membrane protein, producing the protein MKNAVKWILCIYVAVVFIQSLFFKFTDAYETIHIFSTLGAWAGLEWFADYGAYGVGTVELIAAIMLFFAPSRLYGASIASGVMLGAVFFHLFTPLGIAMPEFDEMGNVTGEDGGLLFYNACGVLAASLIVTAMEFFGTDNAVKRILFR; encoded by the coding sequence ATGAAAAATGCGGTCAAATGGATTTTGTGCATTTATGTGGCAGTCGTCTTTATTCAGTCGTTGTTCTTCAAATTTACGGACGCCTATGAAACGATCCATATCTTCAGCACTCTGGGAGCCTGGGCGGGTCTTGAATGGTTTGCTGATTACGGCGCTTATGGGGTAGGTACAGTTGAGCTGATTGCCGCCATTATGCTGTTTTTTGCACCCTCACGCCTTTATGGAGCATCTATTGCCAGTGGTGTGATGCTGGGAGCCGTATTTTTTCACCTGTTTACACCACTGGGCATTGCCATGCCGGAGTTTGATGAAATGGGTAATGTGACTGGCGAAGATGGAGGTTTACTTTTTTATAACGCCTGCGGTGTGCTCGCGGCATCGTTGATTGTGACAGCCATGGAGTTTTTTGGTACCGACAACGCTGTTAAGCGAATACTGTTCCGATAA
- a CDS encoding YHS domain-containing (seleno)protein, producing the protein MAQLFGVIMLFLGSTAWAGNNIYTGWFSNKAVSGYDTVAYFTEHKAVKGKAKFKFKYMDAEWYFDSAENLKLFKNNPDKYRPQYGGFCAWAVAAKMQRAPGDPNYWKIVDGKLYLNYDNSVQQKWLKDIPGFIQKADENWPKMLDQ; encoded by the coding sequence ATGGCACAACTTTTTGGTGTGATAATGCTGTTTCTTGGTTCAACGGCCTGGGCTGGCAATAATATCTATACTGGCTGGTTCAGCAACAAGGCTGTCAGTGGTTACGATACGGTTGCTTACTTCACAGAACATAAAGCTGTAAAAGGTAAAGCAAAGTTCAAATTCAAATATATGGATGCTGAGTGGTATTTTGATTCAGCTGAAAACCTGAAACTCTTCAAAAATAATCCGGATAAATACCGGCCCCAGTACGGTGGTTTTTGTGCCTGGGCGGTGGCTGCCAAGATGCAGAGAGCCCCCGGTGATCCCAATTACTGGAAAATTGTCGATGGTAAGCTTTACCTGAATTACGACAACAGTGTTCAGCAAAAATGGCTTAAAGATATTCCGGGATTTATCCAAAAGGCTGATGAAAACTGGCCTAAAATGCTTGATCAGTAA
- a CDS encoding ATP-grasp domain-containing protein, with amino-acid sequence MNMTESDRQIEAFIRPTAQDKKIHSGMPKLEKRERPISFFEFWPGFVIYIPVVLQALWLAVRYRGFTLPLNSNPGIHLSGMVGESKNDIFSMAKGKAREKIPHWCVLSEWQSPEDAEFQARQRMQTVGLSYPLVAKPDIGCRGAGVRIVRSARELKDYIAAFPREGKVILQQLVPYEAEAGIFYIRQPGEKKGRIFSITLKYPPYVIGNGKDTLRQLIQNDERAGQLTPLYFKRHYQLLEQVLPEGQPFRLTFAGSHSRGCIFRDGREFITPGLEAAFDEVANGLPEYYYGRIDIRFRDINSLMNGENYYILEINGASSEAAHIWDSRSTLKEVYRVLFYQYRTLFQLGWVNRRRGFRPPSFKQLLQAWKHERKLVRRYPDTE; translated from the coding sequence ATGAACATGACTGAAAGTGACCGCCAGATTGAGGCGTTTATCCGGCCAACCGCTCAGGATAAGAAAATTCATTCCGGTATGCCGAAACTGGAAAAACGGGAGCGGCCGATTTCTTTTTTTGAATTCTGGCCGGGTTTTGTTATTTACATTCCCGTTGTATTGCAGGCGCTATGGCTGGCTGTTCGTTACCGTGGCTTTACCCTGCCACTGAACAGTAATCCTGGCATCCATCTCAGTGGTATGGTGGGGGAATCCAAAAATGATATTTTTTCCATGGCGAAAGGAAAGGCCAGAGAAAAGATACCGCACTGGTGTGTACTGTCTGAATGGCAATCGCCAGAGGACGCTGAATTTCAGGCCCGGCAACGAATGCAGACGGTTGGCCTGAGTTACCCATTGGTTGCAAAGCCTGATATCGGCTGTCGGGGGGCTGGTGTCAGAATTGTCCGCTCTGCCAGGGAGCTGAAAGATTATATTGCTGCATTTCCCAGAGAAGGAAAGGTCATATTGCAACAGCTGGTGCCTTACGAAGCGGAAGCTGGCATTTTTTATATTCGCCAACCAGGGGAGAAAAAAGGCAGGATTTTTTCCATTACCCTGAAATATCCGCCCTACGTGATAGGCAATGGTAAAGATACACTGCGGCAGTTAATCCAGAATGATGAACGGGCAGGGCAGCTGACGCCCTTATATTTCAAGCGTCATTACCAACTGCTCGAACAGGTGTTACCTGAAGGACAACCTTTCAGGTTAACGTTCGCTGGCAGTCATTCCCGTGGATGTATTTTCAGAGATGGCAGGGAATTTATAACACCCGGGCTGGAAGCTGCTTTTGATGAAGTTGCTAACGGGTTGCCAGAATATTATTACGGCCGAATAGATATTCGATTTAGAGATATCAATTCTCTTATGAATGGCGAAAACTACTATATACTTGAAATTAATGGTGCCAGCAGTGAAGCCGCCCATATCTGGGACAGTCGCAGTACGTTGAAAGAAGTGTATCGGGTTCTGTTTTATCAATACCGGACACTGTTTCAACTAGGATGGGTGAATCGGCGCCGGGGATTTCGACCTCCTTCCTTTAAACAGTTGTTGCAGGCATGGAAGCATGAGCGAAAACTGGTTCGAAGGTATCCGGATACGGAATAG
- a CDS encoding DedA family protein — protein sequence MSFLYEQLLSVAHNPVLLALFILIGTYILEDAAILTAALLGADGLISTQLAFSALFLGIFTGDLGLYVLGRYLNRIPSLTAFLDINAVHRAHGWLQRKMTTTVLLVRVIPGLRLPVYTACGFFKLPWKHFTVLVFLASLLWTAVVFYGVFSVGALFWSELGLWKWLLIPLLAGLFVFGHKKIKVNKGFFD from the coding sequence ATGTCGTTTCTCTATGAACAATTATTAAGTGTTGCGCACAATCCAGTGCTGCTGGCGTTGTTCATTCTTATTGGTACTTATATTCTGGAAGATGCTGCCATTCTTACGGCAGCCCTGCTGGGGGCGGACGGGCTGATCAGTACGCAGCTGGCGTTTAGTGCACTGTTTCTGGGGATTTTTACCGGTGATCTTGGTTTGTATGTACTGGGGCGTTACCTGAATCGTATCCCGAGTCTCACTGCTTTTCTTGATATTAATGCGGTTCATCGGGCTCATGGCTGGCTCCAGCGAAAAATGACGACGACAGTTTTGCTGGTGCGTGTTATCCCTGGCTTAAGGCTTCCGGTTTATACTGCCTGTGGTTTTTTCAAACTTCCCTGGAAACATTTCACAGTTCTGGTCTTTTTAGCGTCATTACTTTGGACTGCTGTCGTGTTTTACGGCGTGTTTAGTGTTGGAGCTCTGTTCTGGTCTGAACTTGGTCTTTGGAAATGGCTTTTAATCCCTCTGCTGGCAGGGCTTTTTGTGTTTGGTCATAAAAAAATAAAAGTGAACAAAGGTTTTTTTGATTGA